From Myxocyprinus asiaticus isolate MX2 ecotype Aquarium Trade chromosome 25, UBuf_Myxa_2, whole genome shotgun sequence, one genomic window encodes:
- the LOC127416438 gene encoding opsin-5-like yields the protein MTASLMMQELDNSTFQSSIPVAADITVGVVYSLFGVCSLCGNSLLLYVSYKKKHLLKPAEVFIINLAISDLGMTLSLYPLAVTSSLAHRWLYGRTVCVIYAFCGVLFGICSLTTLTILSIVCCLKVCYPLHGKSFSYEHGRVLIACAWAYALVFACSPLAHWGEYGPEPYGTACCIDWAWSNHDSIARSYITVLFIACYLLPCGIIIVSYTRILLTVRESRRAVEQHISAQTRMGNIQTIIVKLSVAVCIGFFTAWSPYALVSMWAAFGHFEDISPLAFAVPALFAKSSTLYNPLIYLLLKPNFRHLLCKDMHSLHGVCMHHCLCKCFSCCSLRPLWRQSQPISESLGGPVGPCHCPCERCNDLFEQFKHYPRHCLVNVNTVQLSLQDSTEQELEPELERGPRVVKEQRPKSLSMEGKKSVRVIVRGQKCSEIDSLEITLETVPAHSKAAKNAKP from the exons ATGACGGCTTCTTTGATG atgCAAGAACTGGATAACAGCACCTTCCAGTCCAGCATCCCAGTGGCTGCTGACATCACAGTGGGTGTGGTTTACTCCCTGTTTG GTGTTTGTTCACTCTGTGGCAACAGTTTGCTGCTTTATGTGTCCTACAAGAAGAAGCACCTCTTAAAACCAGCAGAGGTCTTCATTATTAACCTGGCAATCAGTGACCTGGGCATGACCCTCAGCCTCTACCCCCTTGCCGTCACCTCTAGCCTCGCTCACAG gtgGCTGTATGGAAGGACAGTGTGTGTAATCTATGCCTTCTGTGGTGTTTTATTCGGGATCTGCTCACTGACCACTCTCACTATACTCAGCATTGTTTGTTGTCTAAAAGTCTGCTATCCACTTCacg GTAAAAGTTTCAGCTATGAACATGGTCGTGTGCTAATAGCATGCGCGTGGGCCTATGCTCTCGTGTTCGCATGCTCCCCCCTCGCTCACTGGGGGGAATATGGTCCCGAACCCTATGGCACGGCCTGCTGTATCGACTGGGCCTGGTCCAATCATGACTCCATTGCCCGCTCCTACATAACTGTGCTCTTCATCGCCTGCTACCTGCTGCCCTGTGGCATTATCATCGTCTCCTACACACGCATACTGCTCACAGTCCGAGAGTCCCGCAGAGCAGTAGAGCAACACATCTCAGCACAGACACGCATGGGCAACATCCAGACCATCATAGTGAAG CTCAGTGTGGCGGTGTGTATAGGCTTCTTCACTGCATGGAGTCCATATGCACTGGTGTCTATGTGGGCGGCATTTGGCCATTTCGAGGACATCTCACCCCTGGCCTTTGCTGTACCTGCCCTGTTTGCCAAATCCTCCACCCTTTATAACCCCCTCATTTACCTCTTACTTAAACCCAATTTCCGCCACCTCCTCTGCAAGGACATGCACTCCCTGCATGGGGTTTGCATGCACCACTGCCTGTGCAAATGCTTTTCATGCTGCAGTCTGCGGCCCCTGTGGCGACAAAGCCAGCCCATCTCTGAGTCTTTGGGGGGACCCGTAGGCCCATGTCACTGCCCTTGTGAGAGGTGCAATGACCTGTTCGAGCAGTTTAAGCACTACCCACGCCACTGTCTGGTCAACGTAAACACTGTGCAGTTGTCTCTTCAGGACAGCACTGAGCAGGAATTGGAGCCTGAGCTAGAACGAGGACCCAGAGTGGTTAAAGAGCAGAGACCAAAGAGCCTATCAATGGAAGGGAAAAAGTCTGTGCGAGTGATCGTTAGGGGGCAGAAATGCTCAGAGATTGACAGTCTGGAGATCACCTTGGAAACGGTGCCTGCACACAGCAAAGCTGCCAAAAACGCCAAACCATAA